CCGTCTGTGAGTGTAGCATTACATAGACATAGTCATTCtatagtaaatattttaccaTCTGAGTCAGATAGTAGTATACAGTTATTACAGGTAAGTGAAAGACCAAATGTTAAATATACGGACTTAGGAGGTTTAGATACACAAAAACAAGAAATGAGAGAAGCAGTAGAATTACCTTTAAAAAGTCCagaattatatgaaaagatAGGCATTGAACCACCTATGggtattttaatatatggtCCACCAGGTACCGGTAAAACTATGCTTGTTAAAGCTGTAGCTAATGAAACACAAGTTACTTTTATAGGTGTTGTAGGTTCTGAATTTGTTCAGAAATATTTAGGAGAAGGGCCCAGAATGGTACGAGATGTATTTAGATTAGCTAGAGAAAATTCACcttcaattatttttatagatgAAGTAGATGCAATTGCTACAAAAAGATTTGATGCACAAACTGGTGCTGATAGAGAAGTACAAAGAATATTATTAGAGTTATTAAATCAAATGGATGGGTTTGATAAATCAACGAATGTTAAAGTTATTATGGCTACTAACAGAGCTGATACGTTAGACCCAGCTCTATTAAGACCAGGGAGATTAGAtagaaaaattgaatttCCCTTACCAGatagaaaacaaaaaagattAATATTTCAAACTGTAATTAGTAAAATGAATGTTAGTAGTGATgttaatattgaaaattttgttGTAAGAAGTGATAAAATTAGTGCAGCTGATATTGCTGCTATAGCTCAAGAGGCAGGGATGCAAGCCATAAGAAAAAACCGTTACATTATTACTGCTAACGATTTTGAACAGGGATACAAGACCCATGTGAGGAAGCAGTTGAGAGATTATgaattttacaatatatagataaagaGCAGTCCGGGGAGAAAAAGGGGTACGGGGCAACCTTAACAGGGGTATATCTGATGTTCCGGTTGAGTAAAGTGTTGTACAGTAGTATTGTATAGGTAGACGGGGATAGAATCACaacacatattttttttgcatttttacatttctgcattttttgcatttttacatttctgcattttttgcatttttacatttctgCATTTTTCGCACTTTTACATTTCTGCATTTTTCGCACTTTTACATTTCTgcattttttcgtttttttataCTCCTACTTTTCGCTTTTTCCACCAACCAAAAACGTTATTAAATATGCATgaaaatttatctttttcattccttttccttctttttctttccattttattctttttttttcattttataatcAACCTTGCTCATTCATAAAATGAATTGCACCCTTAGCGAAGCGCTCTGTGCATTTCTAATTTTTCCAGCGCCTTTCTGTTTATCACATCAGATGCGATCACTTCGACTGTTATAACTGTTCCAGTAGTTACACCGGTTGGCATTGCTATTACATGTATGTTGgtatagatatacatatgtatgagTGTGTGTATGTACGCACAAGTAACTTCTATGTATATGCGCTTACTCTCGTATGCACTATTTAAGTCCTTGTTTAtgaaaaaggggaaaa
The sequence above is drawn from the Plasmodium malariae genome assembly, chromosome: 5 genome and encodes:
- the RPT3 gene encoding 26S protease regulatory subunit 6B, putative, giving the protein MDNINKYLKEEDYYIKLKILKKQIDVLNIQEEYIKEEHKNLKRELIRSKNEIKRIQSVPLIIGQFLDIIDNNYGIVSSTAGSNYYVRILSTLNKEDLKPSVSVALHRHSHSIVNILPSESDSSIQLLQVSERPNVKYTDLGGLDTQKQEMREAVELPLKSPELYEKIGIEPPMGILIYGPPGTGKTMLVKAVANETQVTFIGVVGSEFVQKYLGEGPRMVRDVFRLARENSPSIIFIDEVDAIATKRFDAQTGADREVQRILLELLNQMDGFDKSTNVKVIMATNRADTLDPALLRPGRLDRKIEFPLPDRKQKRLIFQTVISKMNVSSDVNIENFVVRSDKISAADIAAIAQEAGMQAIRKNRYIITANDFEQGYKTHVRKQLRDYEFYNI